From a single Georhizobium profundi genomic region:
- a CDS encoding DoxX family protein → MPNSTLVLVARVFLALLFIAGGYGKLAGGPAGFAGYLGSLGFPAPLLFAWATIAVELIGGIFVLVGFQTRLAAYALAAFCVASAVVAHFDFADQNQMTQFLKNLGLAGGFLLLAATGPGTLSVDGRRR, encoded by the coding sequence ATGCCCAACAGCACTCTCGTACTCGTCGCGCGCGTTTTCCTCGCGCTTCTTTTCATCGCCGGCGGCTATGGCAAGCTTGCTGGTGGCCCGGCCGGATTTGCCGGATATCTTGGTTCGCTCGGTTTCCCGGCACCGCTCTTGTTCGCCTGGGCAACGATCGCCGTTGAACTGATCGGCGGCATCTTCGTTCTCGTCGGTTTTCAGACACGCCTTGCTGCCTACGCCTTGGCTGCATTCTGCGTCGCCTCGGCCGTCGTCGCGCATTTCGACTTCGCCGATCAGAACCAGATGACGCAGTTCCTCAAGAATCTCGGTCTTGCTGGCGGCTTCCTGCTGCTCGCTGCAACCGGCCCCGGCACCCTTTCGGTCGACGGCCGTCGCCGATGA
- a CDS encoding sulfite exporter TauE/SafE family protein, translating into MLDFFTFALVGFLAQAVDGALGMAYGVISSTVLLGVGLPPAQVSASVHAAELFTTAASGSAHLYHRNIDWKLFARLAPFGIIGGVTGAYVLTSIDGSAIKPFITTYLAALGVWIFVRSFRKLPSKPVSGKLVAPLGLTGGFLDASGGGGWGPIVTTGLLGAGGAPRYVIGTVNASEFLITLSVSLAFLIALITGHWEDAGDLSNHLASIAGLIVGGLMAAPLAGWMVRHIPEKVLLRAVGVVICTLAITQTIQQLFGS; encoded by the coding sequence GTGCTCGACTTTTTCACTTTCGCTCTCGTCGGCTTCCTCGCCCAGGCAGTCGATGGCGCGCTTGGTATGGCTTATGGTGTCATCTCCTCCACCGTGCTGCTCGGCGTTGGTCTGCCGCCTGCCCAGGTGTCCGCATCGGTCCACGCTGCAGAACTCTTCACCACCGCTGCGTCTGGCAGCGCACACCTCTATCACCGCAACATCGACTGGAAACTTTTTGCCCGGCTCGCTCCGTTCGGCATCATCGGCGGCGTGACCGGCGCCTATGTGCTGACCTCGATCGACGGATCGGCGATCAAGCCCTTCATCACCACCTATCTGGCCGCGCTGGGCGTCTGGATCTTCGTTCGCTCCTTCCGCAAGCTTCCGAGCAAGCCGGTCAGCGGCAAGCTGGTGGCGCCGCTTGGCCTCACGGGTGGCTTTCTCGATGCCTCGGGCGGTGGCGGCTGGGGGCCCATCGTGACGACCGGCCTTCTGGGAGCCGGCGGCGCGCCGCGCTATGTGATCGGCACCGTGAATGCGAGCGAGTTCCTGATCACCCTTTCGGTGTCGCTGGCCTTCCTCATCGCGCTCATCACCGGCCATTGGGAGGATGCTGGCGACCTTTCCAACCATCTTGCCTCCATCGCCGGGCTGATCGTCGGTGGCCTGATGGCAGCGCCGCTCGCCGGCTGGATGGTCCGCCACATTCCGGAGAAAGTCCTTCTGCGCGCCGTCGGCGTCGTCATCTGCACACTCGCCATCACGCAGACGATCCAGCAGCTTTTCGGCAGTTGA
- a CDS encoding DUF1153 domain-containing protein, with protein MTDMVRPRVKYVIGPDGSPLTVADLPPANTRRWVIRRKAEVVAAVRGGLLSLEEACERYTLTVEEFLSWQASINDHGLAGLRTTRIQQYRH; from the coding sequence ATGACCGATATGGTACGGCCCCGCGTCAAGTATGTCATCGGCCCCGACGGGTCGCCGCTGACGGTTGCCGATCTTCCACCCGCCAATACGCGGCGGTGGGTGATACGGCGCAAGGCTGAAGTCGTCGCTGCCGTTCGCGGCGGCCTGCTCAGCCTGGAAGAAGCGTGCGAGCGCTATACCTTGACGGTGGAAGAATTCCTGTCTTGGCAAGCTTCTATCAACGATCATGGCCTTGCCGGCCTGCGCACGACCCGCATCCAGCAATACCGCCACTAA
- the hisG gene encoding ATP phosphoribosyltransferase: MTITLALPSKGRMKDDALAACAKAGLAIEMVGNERSYRGRVVGDDGIDVAFLSASEIARELGNGGVDLGITGEDLVRETIPDVARRVAIGPRLGFGHADVIVAVPEIWLDVETMADLGDVAADFRQRHNRRLAIATKYWRLTRDFFSAKHGIQLYRIVESLGATEGAPAAGSADIIVDITSTGSTLKANHLKVLEDGVILRSEACLVRALTTDPTRREAAEALAARFGA, encoded by the coding sequence ATGACGATCACGCTTGCGTTGCCCTCCAAGGGCCGGATGAAGGACGATGCGCTGGCGGCCTGCGCCAAGGCCGGGCTTGCGATCGAGATGGTGGGCAATGAGCGCTCCTATCGCGGCCGGGTCGTCGGCGATGACGGCATCGACGTCGCCTTTCTTTCCGCATCTGAGATCGCTCGCGAGCTGGGCAATGGCGGTGTCGATCTCGGCATCACGGGCGAAGATCTCGTCCGCGAAACGATCCCCGACGTCGCGCGGCGCGTCGCGATCGGGCCACGTCTCGGCTTCGGCCATGCGGATGTCATCGTCGCCGTGCCCGAGATCTGGCTCGATGTGGAGACCATGGCCGATCTCGGCGACGTCGCTGCCGATTTCCGCCAGCGCCACAACCGAAGGCTGGCGATCGCCACGAAATACTGGCGCCTCACGCGCGATTTCTTCTCCGCCAAGCACGGCATCCAGCTCTATCGGATCGTCGAAAGCCTGGGCGCAACGGAAGGGGCACCGGCTGCGGGATCTGCCGACATCATCGTCGACATCACCTCGACCGGCTCGACGCTGAAGGCCAACCATCTGAAGGTACTGGAAGACGGCGTCATCCTGCGTTCAGAAGCCTGCCTCGTGCGCGCCCTGACCACCGACCCAACCCGCAGAGAAGCCGCCGAGGCGCTCGCCGCGCGGTTCGGCGCCTGA
- a CDS encoding ATP phosphoribosyltransferase regulatory subunit, with amino-acid sequence MPLLNLPDFTDALLKDLAGRRTELVTIPVIQPAAPFLDMAGEDLRRRIFTTESETGEALCLRPEFTIPVCMGHIEGNAGTPKRYAYLGEVFRQRREGPNEFYQAGIEDLGDHDVAAADARAVSDALEVLRALLAKDSGLAVTIGDQTVFEAVLAALGLPEGWKRRLVRAFGDRAALDAMLSSLSRGEAGNGSSEASRLVEANDRAGLVAHIADLMDATGYSSNASRTPEEIADRLLEKHELSEARLEAHAFSVLTEFLALDVELAQAPAALASFADAAGLDLRAALSRFDHRVAAIRNRSGDVSAMRYRAAFGRPLDYYTGLVFEIGAAGQVLAGGGRYDRMLTLLGAAKPIPAVGFSLWLDRITAVRQADGKAGGAA; translated from the coding sequence ATGCCGCTTCTGAACCTTCCGGATTTTACCGATGCGCTGCTCAAGGATCTGGCCGGGCGTCGCACCGAACTGGTGACGATCCCGGTGATCCAGCCGGCTGCGCCCTTTCTCGATATGGCGGGGGAGGATCTGCGGCGGCGCATCTTCACGACGGAAAGCGAGACGGGCGAAGCGCTGTGCCTGCGGCCTGAATTCACGATCCCCGTCTGCATGGGCCACATTGAGGGCAATGCCGGCACGCCGAAGCGCTATGCCTATCTCGGCGAGGTCTTCCGGCAACGCCGCGAAGGTCCGAACGAATTCTATCAGGCGGGCATCGAGGATCTCGGCGATCACGACGTGGCCGCAGCCGATGCGCGCGCCGTGTCGGATGCGCTGGAGGTGCTGCGGGCACTTCTCGCCAAAGATTCCGGCCTTGCGGTGACGATCGGTGATCAGACGGTGTTCGAGGCCGTGCTCGCCGCGCTCGGTCTGCCTGAGGGCTGGAAGCGGCGTCTCGTCCGCGCATTCGGCGATCGTGCCGCTCTCGACGCGATGCTGTCGTCCCTGTCGCGCGGAGAGGCGGGCAATGGATCGAGCGAGGCAAGCCGTCTCGTGGAAGCCAACGACCGGGCAGGGCTCGTCGCCCATATCGCCGACCTCATGGACGCGACCGGCTATTCCTCCAATGCAAGCCGCACGCCGGAAGAAATCGCCGACCGGCTTCTGGAAAAGCATGAGCTGTCGGAAGCGCGGCTCGAAGCTCATGCCTTCTCCGTTCTAACGGAATTCTTGGCGCTCGACGTTGAACTGGCGCAAGCGCCTGCAGCCCTTGCCAGCTTCGCCGATGCCGCGGGGCTGGATCTGCGCGCCGCACTCTCGCGCTTCGACCACCGCGTGGCGGCGATCCGCAACCGAAGTGGCGACGTTTCGGCCATGCGCTATCGCGCCGCCTTTGGCCGGCCGCTCGATTACTATACGGGCCTCGTCTTCGAAATCGGCGCTGCGGGCCAGGTGCTTGCCGGCGGCGGGCGCTATGACCGCATGCTGACGCTTCTTGGCGCGGCGAAGCCCATTCCGGCCGTCGGCTTCTCGCTTTGGCTCGATCGGATCACCGCGGTGCGCCAGGCCGATGGCAAAGCCGGGGGTGCGGCATGA
- the fumC gene encoding class II fumarate hydratase — MTATRTETDTFGAIDVANDRYWGAQTERSLMNFKIGGERMPAPLVHALGTVKQAAAETNMALGRLDPAIGKTIVRAAAEVAAGKLDDEFPLVVWQTGSGTQSNMNANEVISNRAIELLGGTLGSKTPVHPNDHVNMSQSSNDTFPTAMHIAAAVETRKALIPALDHLAGAIGAKAAEFDDIVKIGRTHTQDATPLTLGQEFSGYHAALVRARHQIETSLNDVMLLAQGGTAVGTGLNAPEGFDTRFAAEVEKLTGLPFRTAPNKFEALASHGALAHFHGALAALAGDLFKIANDIRFLGSGPRSGLGELSLPENEPGSSIMPGKVNPTQAEALTMVAVEIHGNNAAVGFAASQGHFELNVFKPVIAFNVLRSIRLLTDAMRSFADNCVAGITANRDHIADLVGRSLMLVTALAPTVGYDAAAAIAKAAHKNGTTLKEEAIKSGKVTAEDYDRLVQPADMVRPG, encoded by the coding sequence ATGACCGCCACCCGCACGGAAACCGACACGTTTGGCGCCATCGACGTTGCCAATGACCGTTACTGGGGCGCGCAGACCGAACGCTCGCTCATGAACTTCAAGATCGGCGGGGAGCGGATGCCTGCGCCTCTCGTACACGCGCTCGGCACCGTCAAGCAGGCCGCGGCGGAGACGAACATGGCGCTTGGCCGGCTGGATCCGGCGATCGGCAAGACAATAGTGCGCGCCGCCGCCGAAGTCGCCGCCGGCAAGCTCGACGACGAATTTCCCCTGGTGGTCTGGCAGACCGGTTCCGGCACGCAGTCCAACATGAACGCCAATGAGGTGATCTCGAACCGGGCGATCGAACTGCTTGGCGGGACGCTTGGCTCGAAGACGCCGGTTCACCCGAACGACCACGTCAATATGAGCCAGTCGTCGAACGATACGTTTCCGACAGCCATGCACATCGCCGCCGCTGTGGAAACGCGCAAGGCGCTCATTCCCGCACTCGACCATCTCGCCGGAGCGATCGGTGCGAAGGCCGCCGAGTTCGACGATATCGTGAAGATCGGCCGCACCCATACGCAGGATGCGACGCCTCTGACGCTGGGCCAGGAATTCTCCGGCTACCATGCGGCACTCGTGCGTGCCCGCCACCAGATCGAGACATCGCTCAATGACGTGATGCTTCTGGCGCAAGGCGGCACCGCCGTCGGCACCGGTCTCAACGCACCGGAAGGGTTCGACACCCGTTTTGCCGCCGAGGTCGAAAAACTGACCGGCCTTCCGTTCCGGACCGCGCCGAACAAGTTCGAGGCGCTCGCATCCCACGGCGCGCTCGCCCATTTCCACGGCGCTCTGGCCGCGCTTGCCGGCGATCTCTTCAAGATCGCGAACGATATCCGTTTTTTGGGATCCGGCCCTCGGTCCGGTCTTGGCGAGCTCTCTCTGCCGGAGAACGAGCCGGGCTCGTCGATCATGCCGGGGAAGGTCAACCCAACCCAGGCCGAAGCGCTGACCATGGTGGCGGTGGAGATCCACGGCAACAATGCGGCTGTTGGTTTTGCCGCGAGCCAGGGCCATTTCGAACTCAACGTGTTCAAGCCCGTCATCGCCTTCAACGTTCTGCGCTCGATCCGGCTTTTGACGGATGCGATGCGTTCCTTCGCCGACAATTGCGTTGCCGGCATCACCGCCAACCGCGATCATATCGCCGATCTCGTCGGGCGTTCGCTCATGCTGGTCACGGCGCTTGCTCCAACCGTTGGGTATGACGCTGCTGCCGCGATCGCCAAAGCTGCGCACAAGAACGGAACGACGCTGAAAGAAGAAGCCATCAAGAGCGGCAAGGTCACGGCGGAAGATTATGACCGCCTGGTTCAGCCCGCCGACATGGTGCGCCCCGGCTAG
- a CDS encoding SRPBCC family protein, translating into MDLRFKVSGRIARPIHDVFEAVANPDKLSGYFTTGGAKGRLEAGATVTWDFADFPGAFPVKVEEMDAPRRIVLRWEAADRDEAGRPYDTTVTMTFAPLDGDRTLVTISEEGWLETAEGVKNSYSNCGGWMQMLCSLKAYVEHGINLRDGMFK; encoded by the coding sequence ATGGATCTCAGATTCAAGGTGTCCGGCCGCATAGCGCGCCCGATCCACGACGTGTTCGAAGCCGTCGCCAACCCCGACAAGCTGTCGGGCTATTTCACGACAGGCGGCGCCAAGGGGCGCCTCGAGGCCGGCGCCACGGTAACCTGGGATTTCGCGGATTTTCCCGGCGCGTTCCCCGTGAAGGTGGAGGAAATGGACGCGCCGCGACGCATCGTGCTGCGGTGGGAGGCAGCCGACAGGGACGAGGCTGGCCGACCCTATGACACGACCGTGACGATGACATTTGCACCGCTCGATGGCGACCGCACGCTCGTGACCATTTCCGAGGAAGGCTGGCTCGAGACGGCGGAAGGCGTGAAGAACTCCTACAGCAATTGCGGCGGCTGGATGCAGATGCTGTGCTCGCTGAAGGCCTATGTCGAACACGGCATCAATCTGCGCGACGGGATGTTCAAGTAG
- a CDS encoding DNA-3-methyladenine glycosylase I gives METARDGLLEGEDGRPRCFWHGNLPDYTHYHDTEWGRPVANDQRLFEKICLEGFQSGLSWLTILRKRENFRNAFAGFDFDKVARFDDGDIARLLGDAGIVRHRGKIVSTINNAARAIEMRDEFGSLAAYFWSHEPDAASRPARLDHATLIANPTTETSKRLSKDLKKRGWTFVGPTTVYAFMQAMGLVNDHIEGCCMRDEVERERAAFARPA, from the coding sequence ATGGAAACGGCGCGAGATGGACTGCTTGAGGGCGAGGACGGCCGCCCGCGCTGCTTCTGGCACGGCAATCTGCCGGACTACACCCATTACCACGATACCGAGTGGGGAAGGCCGGTCGCCAACGACCAGCGCCTGTTCGAGAAAATCTGCCTGGAGGGGTTCCAGTCGGGCCTGTCCTGGCTGACAATCCTGCGCAAGCGCGAAAACTTCCGCAACGCCTTCGCCGGTTTCGATTTCGACAAAGTCGCCCGGTTCGATGACGGGGATATTGCGCGCCTCTTAGGCGATGCCGGCATCGTGCGCCACCGCGGAAAGATCGTCTCGACCATCAACAACGCCGCCCGCGCGATCGAGATGCGCGACGAGTTCGGGTCGCTCGCCGCCTATTTCTGGTCGCATGAGCCCGATGCGGCAAGCCGCCCGGCACGGCTAGACCACGCTACGCTGATCGCCAACCCGACGACGGAGACCTCCAAGCGCCTGTCGAAGGATTTGAAAAAGCGCGGCTGGACCTTTGTCGGCCCGACCACCGTCTATGCCTTCATGCAGGCCATGGGCCTCGTCAACGACCATATCGAAGGCTGCTGCATGCGCGACGAGGTGGAGCGAGAACGGGCGGCGTTCGCCCGTCCGGCGTAA
- a CDS encoding ArsR/SmtB family transcription factor produces MSSESKSDLVFKALAAPVRRQICDMLKDDPKTTGALSELLPKLDRCTVMQHLKVLEAAELIIVERRGRERWNHLNPLPIKHIHDRWIGPHAASAVERLARLKSTLEA; encoded by the coding sequence ATGTCAAGCGAATCGAAATCCGACCTCGTTTTCAAGGCTCTGGCCGCCCCGGTTCGCCGTCAGATCTGCGACATGTTGAAGGACGACCCGAAGACCACGGGAGCGCTTTCCGAGCTTCTGCCGAAGCTCGACCGCTGCACGGTCATGCAGCACCTAAAAGTGCTCGAGGCGGCCGAGCTCATCATCGTTGAACGCCGAGGCCGGGAACGGTGGAATCACCTCAATCCGCTGCCGATCAAGCACATTCACGACCGCTGGATCGGTCCGCATGCAGCAAGCGCGGTCGAGCGGCTGGCACGGCTGAAATCGACGCTGGAAGCATGA
- a CDS encoding L,D-transpeptidase → MSFTMKLTQSVAVLAIGVTLAAPAGAFVRSPHAVPEPQPYQARASQPNMPAPQFQRAQVAFQTSERPGTIIVDTSSKYLYFVEGNGMATRYGVGVGKDGFGWSGTVSIGRKAEWPGWTPPAAMRERERAKGNILPAYMEGGPNNPLGARAMYLYRGGQDTIYRIHGTNQPWTIGQNMSSGCIRMMNEDVTDLYARAGVGTKVIVTATGAGNLYSDLGTPQTSSNTGFGFFGG, encoded by the coding sequence ATGTCGTTCACCATGAAGCTTACCCAATCGGTTGCCGTATTGGCGATCGGCGTGACGCTTGCTGCGCCGGCCGGCGCGTTCGTGCGCAGCCCCCATGCGGTTCCGGAACCGCAGCCCTATCAGGCGCGCGCCAGCCAGCCGAACATGCCGGCGCCGCAGTTCCAGCGTGCCCAGGTCGCGTTCCAGACCAGCGAGCGACCGGGCACGATCATCGTCGATACGTCGTCCAAATATCTCTACTTCGTCGAAGGCAACGGCATGGCGACGCGCTATGGCGTGGGCGTCGGCAAGGACGGCTTCGGCTGGTCGGGCACCGTCAGCATCGGCCGTAAAGCCGAGTGGCCAGGCTGGACGCCGCCGGCCGCCATGCGCGAGCGCGAGCGCGCCAAGGGCAACATTCTTCCGGCCTACATGGAAGGTGGCCCGAACAATCCGCTCGGTGCGCGCGCCATGTATCTCTACCGCGGCGGACAGGACACGATCTACCGCATCCACGGCACCAACCAGCCCTGGACGATCGGCCAGAACATGTCCTCCGGCTGCATCCGCATGATGAACGAAGACGTGACCGACCTCTACGCAAGAGCCGGCGTCGGCACCAAAGTCATCGTGACGGCAACCGGTGCCGGAAACCTCTATTCCGACCTCGGCACGCCGCAGACCAGCAGCAACACCGGCTTCGGCTTCTTCGGCGGCTGA
- the mnmA gene encoding tRNA 2-thiouridine(34) synthase MnmA encodes MNSLDLPKAPADTRVVVAMSGGVDSSVVAGLLKREGYDVIGITLQLYDHGAAVKRAGSCCAGQDIADARRVADRLGIPYYVLDYEKRFRDAVINPFMESYVAGETPIPCVACNQTVKFADLLETARDLGADALATGHYIRSRQNGAHRALHRPVDAERDQSYFLFATTQEQVDYLRFPLGGLSKQETRTLAAEMGLEIAAKPDSQDICFVPQGKYTDVIAKLRPNAALAGDIVHVDGRVLGSHDGIINYTIGQRRGLGVATGEPLFVVHLDARSRRVVVGPREALETRRLILRDMNWLGDGALAEIPAEGLECFAKVRSTRPPAPARLTLENGGAVVDLLDGETGVAPGQACVLYSAPGNDARVYGGGFIERSERSPAAEAMLKALMPGEHALA; translated from the coding sequence ATGAACAGCCTCGACCTTCCAAAGGCGCCCGCCGATACGCGGGTCGTCGTCGCCATGTCCGGTGGCGTGGATTCCTCCGTGGTGGCCGGCCTTCTCAAGCGCGAGGGCTACGACGTCATCGGCATTACCTTGCAGCTCTATGATCACGGCGCCGCGGTAAAGCGCGCCGGTTCCTGCTGCGCCGGTCAGGACATTGCCGATGCGCGCCGCGTCGCCGATCGGCTCGGCATTCCCTATTACGTGCTCGACTATGAGAAGCGCTTCCGCGACGCGGTGATCAATCCGTTCATGGAAAGCTACGTGGCGGGGGAAACGCCGATCCCGTGCGTAGCCTGCAACCAGACGGTCAAGTTCGCCGACCTGCTGGAAACCGCGCGCGACCTCGGTGCCGATGCGCTGGCCACCGGGCACTATATCCGCTCGCGCCAGAACGGCGCACATCGCGCGTTGCACCGTCCGGTCGATGCGGAGCGTGACCAGAGCTATTTCCTGTTTGCGACGACGCAGGAGCAGGTCGATTACCTGCGCTTTCCGTTGGGCGGCCTGTCCAAGCAGGAAACACGGACGCTCGCGGCCGAAATGGGGCTCGAAATCGCCGCCAAGCCCGACAGCCAGGACATCTGCTTCGTGCCGCAGGGCAAATATACGGATGTGATCGCGAAGCTGCGCCCGAATGCAGCCCTTGCCGGCGACATCGTGCACGTTGACGGGCGCGTGCTCGGCAGCCATGACGGGATCATCAACTACACGATCGGTCAGCGCAGGGGCTTGGGCGTGGCGACAGGGGAGCCGCTCTTCGTCGTTCACCTCGACGCCCGCTCGCGCCGCGTCGTGGTCGGCCCGCGCGAAGCGCTCGAAACGCGCCGCCTCATCCTGCGGGATATGAACTGGCTCGGCGACGGCGCGCTTGCCGAGATCCCGGCGGAAGGCCTCGAGTGCTTTGCCAAGGTGCGCTCCACCCGCCCGCCGGCGCCTGCTCGGCTGACGCTGGAAAATGGCGGCGCGGTGGTGGATCTGCTTGATGGTGAAACCGGCGTTGCCCCAGGGCAGGCCTGCGTGCTCTACTCGGCGCCGGGTAATGACGCGCGCGTTTACGGCGGCGGCTTCATCGAGCGCAGCGAACGCTCACCCGCCGCCGAAGCGATGCTGAAGGCCCTGATGCCAGGCGAGCACGCGCTCGCCTGA
- the hisS gene encoding histidine--tRNA ligase, which yields MSDKKKKPQKLKARLPRGFGDRSPADIRATDEMVAKIKAVYERYGFDPVETPMFEYTDALGKFLPDSDRPNEGVFSLQDDDEQWMSLRYDLTAPLARHVAENFNDIQLPYRTYRAGWVFRNEKPGPGRFRQFMQFDADTVGAPGVQADAEMCMMMADVMEALGIKRGDYVIRVNNRKVLDGVLEAIGLGGDENAERRLTVLRAIDKLDKFGVEGVRQLLGAGRKDESGDFTKGAGLDEEQQQRLVDFIVAAQHGGTETFFANLEATTIASSSRGLEGLEELKDMSTLFYSAQYGGDRIRIDPSCVRGLEYYTGPVFEAELLAEIPNEKGEIVRFGSVGGGGRYDGLVSRFMGQPVPATGFSIGVSRLMTALKNLGKLGQDQVAAPVLVTVMDRDIEALGRYQRFTQELRNAGIRAEMFQGNPKNFGNQLKYADRRDCPIAIIQGGDEREQGVIQIKDLIEGKRASEGIEDNAAWREARVAQVTVPESELVAKVREMLAAQDEDRAKDRMGGA from the coding sequence ATGTCCGATAAGAAGAAAAAGCCGCAGAAGCTGAAGGCCCGCCTGCCGCGCGGGTTCGGCGACCGTTCTCCCGCCGACATCCGCGCGACCGACGAGATGGTGGCGAAGATCAAGGCCGTCTACGAGCGCTACGGCTTCGATCCGGTCGAAACGCCGATGTTCGAATACACCGACGCACTCGGCAAGTTCCTGCCCGACAGCGACCGGCCGAACGAGGGCGTGTTCTCGCTCCAGGACGACGACGAGCAGTGGATGAGCCTGCGCTACGACCTGACCGCGCCGCTCGCCCGCCACGTGGCCGAGAACTTCAACGACATCCAGTTGCCCTACCGCACCTACCGCGCCGGCTGGGTGTTCCGCAACGAAAAGCCCGGCCCCGGCCGTTTCCGCCAGTTCATGCAGTTCGACGCCGACACGGTGGGCGCTCCGGGCGTTCAGGCCGACGCCGAAATGTGCATGATGATGGCCGACGTGATGGAAGCGCTGGGGATCAAGCGCGGCGACTACGTGATCCGCGTGAACAACCGCAAGGTGCTGGATGGCGTTCTGGAGGCCATCGGTCTCGGCGGCGACGAGAATGCCGAACGCCGGCTGACGGTGCTGCGTGCGATCGACAAGCTGGACAAGTTCGGCGTTGAAGGCGTGCGGCAATTGCTGGGCGCAGGCCGCAAGGACGAGAGCGGCGATTTCACCAAAGGTGCGGGGCTGGATGAGGAGCAGCAGCAGCGTTTGGTCGACTTCATAGTTGCGGCTCAGCACGGCGGAACCGAAACATTTTTCGCAAACCTTGAGGCGACCACGATTGCTTCAAGTTCTCGTGGCCTCGAAGGCCTGGAGGAACTTAAGGATATGAGCACTCTGTTTTACAGTGCTCAGTACGGCGGGGACCGCATCCGCATAGATCCCTCCTGCGTCCGCGGCCTCGAATATTACACCGGCCCCGTCTTCGAGGCGGAACTGCTGGCCGAAATTCCCAACGAGAAGGGTGAGATTGTGCGCTTCGGCTCGGTCGGCGGCGGCGGGCGATATGACGGGCTCGTTTCGCGCTTCATGGGCCAGCCAGTTCCGGCGACAGGCTTCTCCATCGGCGTTTCGCGCCTGATGACGGCGCTGAAAAACCTCGGCAAGCTCGGCCAGGACCAAGTCGCCGCGCCCGTGCTGGTCACCGTCATGGACCGCGACATCGAGGCGCTCGGCCGTTATCAGCGTTTCACCCAGGAATTGCGCAATGCCGGCATCCGGGCCGAGATGTTTCAGGGCAACCCGAAGAATTTCGGCAACCAGCTGAAATACGCCGACCGCCGCGATTGTCCGATCGCGATCATTCAAGGCGGCGACGAGCGGGAACAGGGCGTTATCCAGATCAAGGACCTGATCGAGGGCAAGCGTGCCTCGGAAGGCATCGAGGACAATGCCGCGTGGCGCGAAGCCCGCGTCGCGCAGGTGACCGTGCCCGAAAGCGAACTTGTCGCCAAAGTGCGCGAAATGCTCGCCGCGCAGGATGAGGACCGGGCCAAAGACCGGATGGGCGGCGCATGA
- a CDS encoding L,D-transpeptidase: MKTTVCLFALLASAAACLPAQAQDRYATRPPVVLSPDLSAPWVMQLHSAGPVHTNRGLFQRRRLPNAAAVQIPRERSEPRRLRAQPQVQQASAAGQAVQAPVGTLDPKFLPQTVAYTGGHAPGTIVIDTSQRFLYHVEAGGQARRYGVGVGKEGFSWRGSERVTRKAEWPGWTPPAQMIARERAKGRILPAHMPGGPENPLGARALYLGSTLYRIHGTNQPYTIGQAVSSGCIRMRNEDVMELYERVSVGTRVVVL; the protein is encoded by the coding sequence ATGAAAACGACCGTCTGCCTGTTCGCGCTACTGGCCAGCGCTGCCGCCTGCCTGCCCGCCCAGGCGCAGGACCGCTACGCCACCCGGCCGCCCGTGGTTTTGAGCCCCGACCTTTCGGCACCCTGGGTCATGCAGTTGCACAGTGCGGGACCTGTCCACACCAATCGCGGCCTGTTCCAGCGCCGCCGCCTGCCCAATGCGGCAGCCGTCCAGATTCCGCGCGAACGCTCCGAGCCGCGCCGCTTGCGCGCCCAACCGCAGGTTCAGCAGGCGTCGGCAGCAGGCCAGGCCGTGCAGGCCCCGGTCGGCACGCTCGATCCGAAATTCCTGCCGCAGACGGTCGCCTATACCGGCGGCCATGCGCCCGGCACCATCGTCATCGATACGAGCCAGCGCTTTCTCTATCATGTGGAAGCAGGCGGCCAGGCGCGCCGCTACGGTGTGGGTGTCGGCAAGGAAGGTTTTTCCTGGCGCGGCAGCGAGAGGGTAACGCGCAAGGCCGAATGGCCGGGCTGGACGCCGCCGGCGCAGATGATCGCGCGCGAGCGTGCCAAGGGCCGCATCCTGCCGGCACACATGCCCGGCGGCCCGGAAAATCCGCTTGGAGCACGCGCACTCTATCTCGGCTCCACGCTCTATCGCATCCATGGCACGAACCAGCCCTACACGATCGGCCAGGCCGTTTCGTCCGGCTGCATCCGCATGCGCAACGAGGATGTCATGGAGCTTTACGAGCGCGTGTCGGTCGGTACCCGCGTGGTGGTTCTGTAG